Within Chelatococcus sp. HY11, the genomic segment TCCGCAATATGTTGCACTCAATGAAATGTTGCACCAGATGAAATCGCTTGCATTTCAGCCGTTCGCGGCAATCGGAGCGTGCTCATAAGCCCGATAACTGCATGAAAACAGCGACTGTCACAATAAGCACCGGCAAGCTACGGTTGAGCGCTTGACCGCGCGCCTGCAAGCGCTATCATCAACCCAAGAATGAGCGTTGGCAACCAGAACAACACGCCCTACGCTCTTGCAAAGGGGACGGAAGCAAACCCGGTCGATCGAGCGGCCGTTGTGCATGTTTGCATATCGATTGCGTAACGCCTTGCAGCGGAGATGCGTTCTCGCGCCTTGCAGGCGCATGTGGCCACAGCAAAGCCGGATAACAAAAGTTCGAGGGAGGGCGGGATGGATCGCAGGACAGTGATCAAAGGCGGACTGGCGATGGCGGGTGTGCTTGCCGCCCCCGCCTATCTGAGGGCGCAGTCCAACAAGAAAATCAGCATGCTGACCTGGAATATCGCTGACCAGGAAGCGTTTTTCAAAGAACAGTTCGCGGACTTCATCAAGGACAATCCCGGCGTCGAGATCGAATGGCTCGACAAGAAGGGCCCTGAACTCCCAGCCTTCTATCAGACGCAGCTGGTCGCGGGCACGGCGCCCGATATCGTCGATCTCCAGGGGATGATCTGGGTGGAATGGGCCGCCAATGGCGCGCTCCTCGACATGTCGCCGATGCTGGAAAAGGAACCGGCCGTCGCGAAGCTCTACAATCCCGACTATCTCTCCGGTTTTGTCTACGACAAGAAACAATTCGCCATTCCGTTCTATGTCGCCAAGACGCTGCTCTACTACAACAAGACGATGTTCAAGGAGGCCGGACTATCGGCACCGCCGCAATCGTTCGACGAGATCATCAAATTCTCGGAGGCCATGGCGAAGGGCGAGAAGACGGGATTCCTGACCCTCAATTTCGACTGGCTCTACTGGCCGCTGATGCGGATGAACGGCGTCGAGCTGCTGAAGCCGGACATGCGCACGCCGGCCTTCAACACGCCCGAAACCGCCGCCGTGCTCGAGAAGCTCGCCAAGGCGACCTCCTCTGGAGGCATCAACAAGATTGCCTGGACGGGACGTTGGGTCGAGCCAAACGGCGCCTTCGCCGCAGGCAATGTCGGCATGCTCCAGGCGCATTCGGCCTCATATTTCTTCGTCAAGGGCCAAGGGCCGTGGGTCAACCCGGACACGCTTGGCGCGGCGCAGGCGCCGGGCAACTGGTCCACGCCGACCAACCACGCTTTCGTCATCTCGAAATCGTCGAAGAACCCTGAACTCGCATGGTCGCTCATCAAGCACATGACGGGCAACAAATGGGCCACGCGGTTCGCCTTGAGCCGGCGCATCCTCACCGGGAATATCGAGGCAGACAATTCGGTCCTCGCCAAGATGAAGACCGAGGACCCCCTCGCTCATGCTGTTCTTCAGACACAAATCGAGCACACCGACAAGATGACCGGCAACTGGCCCTTGCCCAATGACGCGCAGGTCAAGGATGCGTTCTGGCCCGAGATCCAGAACGCGGTGCTCGGCCGGAAGGATCCGAAAACAGCCCTGGCGGACGCCGAGCGCGCGGTCACACGCGTGATGCGACGCTCCTGACGGGCGCGTCTTGCTAAATGCAGCTTCCCGCTCGCAGCGGGAAGCTGGCCCTCGGTCGATATAGCGTGACAAGCGGAAAGACGTAATGGCGACAGCGGTTACCGAGGCGGCGCGGGACTACCGATCATTCTTCATTGCGCGCAAGAACACGCGGCAAGCCGTCCTGATCTGGTGCTTTCTGGCCCCGTCGTTATTGATATTTCTGCTTTACCGCATCCTCCCACTCGCCTGGAACGTCGTCCTGTCCTTTCAGGCATGGTCGCCGTTGCGGCCCGCGATCTGGATCGGCCTCGAGAATTACGACGAAATGCTGACCGACGAGGTGTTCTGGCAATCGCTCTTGAACACGCTCTACATCATCGGATCGGCGCCCATCGGCATCGCGATCGCCTTGGCCCTGGCACTTCTCGTCAATGCGGATATCCGCGGGAGGGATGTTTATCGAACAGCGATCTTTCTGTCCTACCCGCTGATGACGGTGGCTGTCGCCATCATCTGGCGGTGGATGTTCGACGAACGTGTCGGCCTGATCAACTATGTCGCACGATCGCTCCATCTCGTCGACTCGCCCATTCAATTCCTCAATTCCTTTACCTGGGCGCTGCCATCTGTCATCGCCGCCAACATCTGGCAGATGCTCGGCTTCTACATGATCATTCTGCTGACGGGATTACAGAATATCCCAAGCAACCTCTATGAGGCGGCCGAGATCGACGGGGCCAACGCATTCCGCCGTTTCCTGCGCATTACCCTGCCCTTGCTGAAACCGTCGATCTTTCTGTGCTTCGTCATCGGCATGCTCAACTCGGTCACGAGCTTCGACCTCGTCTATGTGATGACCGGGGGCGGGCCGGGCCGCGCCACGGAGATCCTCGTCACCTATATCTACAAGCTCGGTTTCGTGCAGACACGGTTTGATTACGCGGCCGCTGTGACGGTGGTCTTCTTCATCATGCTCATTGCCATTGCCTGGGCGGCCAATCGCTTTTCGGGCGGCAATGCAGGTGCGGTGGAGCGGGACTGATGCTTCGTTACCCGCGCTGGCCAATCCACGTCATCCTGCTCGCCGTTAGCTTCATCATGCTCGTGCCATTTTACTGGGTGTTCAAGACATCCGTATCTGGCGAGAATATCTTCACATATCCGCCGAATATCATTCCGCGCAATCCGCACATCTTCTATTACGTGGATGTCTGGTATGCGATCCCCTTCGCGCGCTATTTCCTCAACAGCGTGATCGTGTCGGTGTTGACGATCGCCGCCAATGTCATCTTCAATGCGATGGCAGGCTACGCGCTGACGCGGGGTTTTCGCGGCAAGAACCTCGTCCTGATGCTGTTTCTCTCCTGCATGATGGTGCCGTTCCAGGCCACGATCATTCCGGCCTATCTCATCACCGGCAAGCTCGGCCTGCTGGATTCGTATCTCGGCCTCGCGCTGCCCCAGTTCTCGACGATCATCTGCATCTTCGTCTTCAAGGCGAGTTTCGATGCGGTGCCGAAGTCCCTGATCGATGC encodes:
- a CDS encoding extracellular solute-binding protein, which translates into the protein MDRRTVIKGGLAMAGVLAAPAYLRAQSNKKISMLTWNIADQEAFFKEQFADFIKDNPGVEIEWLDKKGPELPAFYQTQLVAGTAPDIVDLQGMIWVEWAANGALLDMSPMLEKEPAVAKLYNPDYLSGFVYDKKQFAIPFYVAKTLLYYNKTMFKEAGLSAPPQSFDEIIKFSEAMAKGEKTGFLTLNFDWLYWPLMRMNGVELLKPDMRTPAFNTPETAAVLEKLAKATSSGGINKIAWTGRWVEPNGAFAAGNVGMLQAHSASYFFVKGQGPWVNPDTLGAAQAPGNWSTPTNHAFVISKSSKNPELAWSLIKHMTGNKWATRFALSRRILTGNIEADNSVLAKMKTEDPLAHAVLQTQIEHTDKMTGNWPLPNDAQVKDAFWPEIQNAVLGRKDPKTALADAERAVTRVMRRS
- a CDS encoding sugar ABC transporter permease; this encodes MATAVTEAARDYRSFFIARKNTRQAVLIWCFLAPSLLIFLLYRILPLAWNVVLSFQAWSPLRPAIWIGLENYDEMLTDEVFWQSLLNTLYIIGSAPIGIAIALALALLVNADIRGRDVYRTAIFLSYPLMTVAVAIIWRWMFDERVGLINYVARSLHLVDSPIQFLNSFTWALPSVIAANIWQMLGFYMIILLTGLQNIPSNLYEAAEIDGANAFRRFLRITLPLLKPSIFLCFVIGMLNSVTSFDLVYVMTGGGPGRATEILVTYIYKLGFVQTRFDYAAAVTVVFFIMLIAIAWAANRFSGGNAGAVERD
- a CDS encoding carbohydrate ABC transporter permease, with the translated sequence MLRYPRWPIHVILLAVSFIMLVPFYWVFKTSVSGENIFTYPPNIIPRNPHIFYYVDVWYAIPFARYFLNSVIVSVLTIAANVIFNAMAGYALTRGFRGKNLVLMLFLSCMMVPFQATIIPAYLITGKLGLLDSYLGLALPQFSTIICIFVFKASFDAVPKSLIDAAKIDGLSEWRIIWKVMMPLAKSAMATNIILSFIWSWNNFLWPLIMTRSADMQTLPLGLSRFLSYQEDTTGALYAFCVMVLAPGILLFLLAQKEFIQGLTSGATKG